The Phyllopteryx taeniolatus isolate TA_2022b chromosome 7, UOR_Ptae_1.2, whole genome shotgun sequence genome has a segment encoding these proteins:
- the LOC133481431 gene encoding cyclin-dependent kinase-like 5 isoform X3: MFGGRDSWSDKPIQGAFHCSALKSIDTNEIVAIKKFKDSEENEEVKETTLRELKMLRTLKQENIVELKEAFRRRGKLYLVFEYVEKNMLELLEELPNGVPTEKARSYIYQLIKAIHWCHKHDIVHRDIKPENLLISSDDVLKLCDFGFARNLSEGTDANYTEYVATRWYRSPELLLGAPYGKAVDMWSVGCILGELSDGQPLFPGESEIDQLFTIQKVLGPLPPEQMKLFYSNPRFHGLRFPTVNHPQTLERRYLGIIGGALLDLLKSLLLLSHAERFLTEQSLNHHAFQNLRLVERPGPPTPTPVRSSKRKPHHGDTTPSRNHGPKSSGSHRSSTRDCSSLPRHEDLHPAGNSGEGGGPGGFLNGNLPAPINLSPTLHPKNYPPQMFNHSASCGVDLPHLLSPAEANKGDFDVGPGPKGSDGPGAKYLKSNFRLQQHRHSFVEGKTSTLQSGEKHGRHNYMEAPAPKFSYLNLSKSYGTLSDAKSVGNLNDVHLYADEPAARYFPSSCLDLTAPSSPAVRRSDRRGSTRTERESNTLDSSYRRSSARRKESPDGLDPSEGGGAGGERSHGHSLSAPHEPYPQGYSSPFSSQQRPHRHSMYVRRDHQRTHGGDDGLLVGQGVPTRASSLQLLSPQLQHRTLPRHSASREEDMSRSDQAPPEAAPHSRPPIRDSTTRDNFHAQRQKSEVGLYHEPQAEDAGGASSKENRNIYSESMPRKVGSFYRVPSPRPDNSFHDGRSQARGSGMAGDGGSLANHSKRQPAFDPWTGPDTVVLNTAEPSKEKEKQGFFRAIKKKKKKPQMVPSEEAVLQKSSRSHQSGRHRSRDKSRERERDKEWADKMADSHSPSQPLKSLRKLLHLSSSSSNQTAASDMRYQPLPGPASVPQVAFSDGRGHPGVNTPQMKSRQSAYPQLEPGWHAGNPYPEQMAVKGGQNGHGFGRPSRSRMANLNDLKETAL; encoded by the exons ATGTTTGGAGGCAGAGACTCGTGGAGCGATAAGCCCATTCAGGGTGCATTCCATTGCTCTGCGCTTAAATCAATA GACACCAACGAAATTGTGGCTATAAAGAAATTCAAAGACAGCGAAG AAAATGAGGAGGTCAAAGAAACGACACTGCGGGAGCTCAAGATGCTGCGCACCCTCAAGCAGGAGAACATCGTGGAGCTCAAAGAGGCGTTCCGGCGGCGAGGGAAGCTCTACCTGGTCTTCGAGTACGTGGAGAAG aACATGCTGGAGCTGCTGGAGGAGCTGCCCAACGGCGTGCCCACGGAGAAGGCGCGGAGCTACATCTACCAGCTGATCAAAGCCATCCACTGGTGCCACAAGCATGACATCGTTCACCGGG ACATCAAGCCGGAGAACCTCCTCATCAGCTCCGATGACGTCCTCAAGTTGTGCGATTTCG GCTTTGCACGTAATCTCTCCGAGGGGACGGACGCCAACTACACGGAGTACGTGGCCACGAGGTGGTACCGCTCTCCGGAGCTCCTGCTCGG GGCTCCGTACGGCAAGGCGGTGGACATGTGGTCGGTGGGCTGCATCCTGGGCGAGCTGAGCGACGGGCAGCCCCTCTTCCCGGGGGAGAGCGAGATCGACCAGCTCTTCACCATCCAGAAAGTTCTGGGCCCTCTTCCTCCCGAGCAGATGAAGCTCTTCTACAGCAACCCGCGCTTCCACGGGCtgcgg TTCCCTACTGTAAACCACCCACAAACACTGGAGCGCAGATACCTGGGAATCATCGGCGGAGCCCTGTTGGACCTGCTCAAG AGTCTTCTCCTGCTCAGCCACGCCGAGCGTTTCCTGACGGAGCAAAGCCTCAACCACCACGCCTTCCAGAACTTGCGGCTGGTGGAGCGGCCCGGGCCCCCCACGCCCACGCCCGTGCGCTCCTCCAAGAGGAAGCCCCACCACGGAGACACCACCCCCAGCAG GAATCACGGCCCGAAGAGCTCGGGCAGCCATCGCTCCAGCACGCGCGACTGCTCCAGCTTGCCGCGCCACGAGGACCTCCACCCCGCCGGCAACAGCGGCGAGGGCGGCGGCCCCGGGGGCTTCCTCAACGGCAACCTGCCGGCGCCCATCAACCTGAGCCCCACCCTGCACCCAAAGAACTACCCGCCGCAGATGTTCAACCACTCTGCCTCTTGCGGCGTGGACCTGCCCCACCTGCTCAGCCCCGCCGAGGCCAACAAGGGCGACTTCGACGTCGGCCCGGGCCCCAAAGGCTCCGACGGCCCCGGGGCCAAGTACCTCAAGTCCAACTTCCGATTGCAGCAGCACCGCCACTCCTTCGTGGAGGGCAAGACCAGCACCCTCCAGTCGGGGGAGAAGCACGGCCGCCACAACTACATGGAGGCCCCCGCGCCCAAGTTCTCCTACCTGAACCTGTCCAAGAGCTACGGCACGCTCAGCGACGCCAAGTCGGTGGGCAACTTGAACGACGTGCACCTGTACGCCGATGAGCCCGCCGCCCGCTACTTCCCCTCCAGCTGCCTGGACCTGACGGCGCCCAGCAGCCCGGCGGTTCGGCGCTCGGACCGGCGAGGGAGCACGCGCACCGAGCGCGAGAGCAACACCCTGGACTCTTCCTACCGACGCTCGTCCGCCCGCCGCAAGGAGTCGCCGGACGGCCTGGACCCGAGCGAGGGCGGCGGCGCTGGCGGAGAAAGGAGCCACGGGCATTCCCTGTCGGCCCCGCACGAGCCTTACCCTCAGGGTTACAGCAGCCCCTTCTCGTCCCAGCAGAGGCCCCACCGTCATTCCATGTACGTGCGGCGGGACCACCAGAGGACTCACGGGGGCGACGACGGACTGCTGGTGGGGCAGGGGGTGCCCACCCGCGCCAGCAGCCTGCAGCTACTGTCGCCGCAGCTGCAGCACCGCACGCTGCCTCGCCACTCGGCCTCCAGGGAGGAGGACATGAGCCGG AGTGATCAGGCCCCCCCTGAGGCGGCCCCCCACAGCAGACCCCCAATCAGGGACTCCACCACCAGGGACAACTTTCACGCGCAGAGGCAAAAAAGCGAG GTGGGCCTGTATCACGAGCCTCAGGCCGAAGACGCCGGCGGCGCCTCCTCCAAGGAGAACCGCAACATCTACAGCGAGTCCATGCCCCGCAAGGTCGGAAGCTTCTACAGAG TCCCTTCTCCTCGGCCAGACAACTCCTTCCACGACGGCCGCTCTCAGGCCCGAGGCTCGGGCATGGCGGGCGACGGCGGAAGTCTGGCCAACCACTCCAAACGCCAGCCCGCCTTTGACCCCTG GACGGGCCCGGACACCGTGGTGCTGAATACCGCCGAACCGTCCAAGGAGAAAGAGAAGCAGGGTTTCTTCAgagcaataaagaaaaagaagaaaaagcctCAGATG GTCCCCAGCGAGGAGGCGGTCCTGCAGAAGTCGTCGCGCTCCCACCAGAGCGGCCGCCACCGGAGCCGCGACAAGAGCCGCGAGCGCGAGCGGGACAAGGAGTGGGCCGACAAGATGGCCGACTCCCACTCGCCG AGCCAACCGCTGAAGTCGCTGCGCAAACTCCTGCACctctcctcgtcctcgtccaaCCAGACGGCGGCGTCCGACATGCGCTACCAGCCGctgcccggccccgcctccgTCCCCCAGGTGGCCTTCTCCGACGGGCGCGGCCACCCGGGGGTCAACACGCCGCAGATGAAGAGCAGACAGTCGGCCTACCCGCAGCTGGAGCCCGGCTGGCACGCCGGCAACCCGTACCCCGAGCAGATGGCCGTCAAAGGGGGCCAGAACGGGCACGGCTTCGGGCGCCCCTCCAGGTCCCGCATGGCCAACCTCAACGACCTGAAAGAGACGGCGCTGTGA
- the LOC133481431 gene encoding cyclin-dependent kinase-like 5 isoform X7 encodes MFGGRDSWSDKPIQGAFHCSALKSIDTNEIVAIKKFKDSEENEEVKETTLRELKMLRTLKQENIVELKEAFRRRGKLYLVFEYVEKNMLELLEELPNGVPTEKARSYIYQLIKAIHWCHKHDIVHRDIKPENLLISSDDVLKLCDFGFARNLSEGTDANYTEYVATRWYRSPELLLGAPYGKAVDMWSVGCILGELSDGQPLFPGESEIDQLFTIQKVLGPLPPEQMKLFYSNPRFHGLRFPTVNHPQTLERRYLGIIGGALLDLLKSLLLLSHAERFLTEQSLNHHAFQNLRLVERPGPPTPTPVRSSKRKPHHGDTTPSSDCLDPRNHGPKSSGSHRSSTRDCSSLPRHEDLHPAGNSGEGGGPGGFLNGNLPAPINLSPTLHPKNYPPQMFNHSASCGVDLPHLLSPAEANKGDFDVGPGPKGSDGPGAKYLKSNFRLQQHRHSFVEGKTSTLQSGEKHGRHNYMEAPAPKFSYLNLSKSYGTLSDAKSVGNLNDVHLYADEPAARYFPSSCLDLTAPSSPAVRRSDRRGSTRTERESNTLDSSYRRSSARRKESPDGLDPSEGGGAGGERSHGHSLSAPHEPYPQGYSSPFSSQQRPHRHSMYVRRDHQRTHGGDDGLLVGQGVPTRASSLQLLSPQLQHRTLPRHSASREEDMSRVGLYHEPQAEDAGGASSKENRNIYSESMPRKVGSFYRDNSFHDGRSQARGSGMAGDGGSLANHSKRQPAFDPWTGPDTVVLNTAEPSKEKEKQGFFRAIKKKKKKPQMVPSEEAVLQKSSRSHQSGRHRSRDKSRERERDKEWADKMADSHSPSQPLKSLRKLLHLSSSSSNQTAASDMRYQPLPGPASVPQVAFSDGRGHPGVNTPQMKSRQSAYPQLEPGWHAGNPYPEQMAVKGGQNGHGFGRPSRSRMANLNDLKETAL; translated from the exons ATGTTTGGAGGCAGAGACTCGTGGAGCGATAAGCCCATTCAGGGTGCATTCCATTGCTCTGCGCTTAAATCAATA GACACCAACGAAATTGTGGCTATAAAGAAATTCAAAGACAGCGAAG AAAATGAGGAGGTCAAAGAAACGACACTGCGGGAGCTCAAGATGCTGCGCACCCTCAAGCAGGAGAACATCGTGGAGCTCAAAGAGGCGTTCCGGCGGCGAGGGAAGCTCTACCTGGTCTTCGAGTACGTGGAGAAG aACATGCTGGAGCTGCTGGAGGAGCTGCCCAACGGCGTGCCCACGGAGAAGGCGCGGAGCTACATCTACCAGCTGATCAAAGCCATCCACTGGTGCCACAAGCATGACATCGTTCACCGGG ACATCAAGCCGGAGAACCTCCTCATCAGCTCCGATGACGTCCTCAAGTTGTGCGATTTCG GCTTTGCACGTAATCTCTCCGAGGGGACGGACGCCAACTACACGGAGTACGTGGCCACGAGGTGGTACCGCTCTCCGGAGCTCCTGCTCGG GGCTCCGTACGGCAAGGCGGTGGACATGTGGTCGGTGGGCTGCATCCTGGGCGAGCTGAGCGACGGGCAGCCCCTCTTCCCGGGGGAGAGCGAGATCGACCAGCTCTTCACCATCCAGAAAGTTCTGGGCCCTCTTCCTCCCGAGCAGATGAAGCTCTTCTACAGCAACCCGCGCTTCCACGGGCtgcgg TTCCCTACTGTAAACCACCCACAAACACTGGAGCGCAGATACCTGGGAATCATCGGCGGAGCCCTGTTGGACCTGCTCAAG AGTCTTCTCCTGCTCAGCCACGCCGAGCGTTTCCTGACGGAGCAAAGCCTCAACCACCACGCCTTCCAGAACTTGCGGCTGGTGGAGCGGCCCGGGCCCCCCACGCCCACGCCCGTGCGCTCCTCCAAGAGGAAGCCCCACCACGGAGACACCACCCCCAGCAG CGACTGTCTTGACCCCAGGAATCACGGCCCGAAGAGCTCGGGCAGCCATCGCTCCAGCACGCGCGACTGCTCCAGCTTGCCGCGCCACGAGGACCTCCACCCCGCCGGCAACAGCGGCGAGGGCGGCGGCCCCGGGGGCTTCCTCAACGGCAACCTGCCGGCGCCCATCAACCTGAGCCCCACCCTGCACCCAAAGAACTACCCGCCGCAGATGTTCAACCACTCTGCCTCTTGCGGCGTGGACCTGCCCCACCTGCTCAGCCCCGCCGAGGCCAACAAGGGCGACTTCGACGTCGGCCCGGGCCCCAAAGGCTCCGACGGCCCCGGGGCCAAGTACCTCAAGTCCAACTTCCGATTGCAGCAGCACCGCCACTCCTTCGTGGAGGGCAAGACCAGCACCCTCCAGTCGGGGGAGAAGCACGGCCGCCACAACTACATGGAGGCCCCCGCGCCCAAGTTCTCCTACCTGAACCTGTCCAAGAGCTACGGCACGCTCAGCGACGCCAAGTCGGTGGGCAACTTGAACGACGTGCACCTGTACGCCGATGAGCCCGCCGCCCGCTACTTCCCCTCCAGCTGCCTGGACCTGACGGCGCCCAGCAGCCCGGCGGTTCGGCGCTCGGACCGGCGAGGGAGCACGCGCACCGAGCGCGAGAGCAACACCCTGGACTCTTCCTACCGACGCTCGTCCGCCCGCCGCAAGGAGTCGCCGGACGGCCTGGACCCGAGCGAGGGCGGCGGCGCTGGCGGAGAAAGGAGCCACGGGCATTCCCTGTCGGCCCCGCACGAGCCTTACCCTCAGGGTTACAGCAGCCCCTTCTCGTCCCAGCAGAGGCCCCACCGTCATTCCATGTACGTGCGGCGGGACCACCAGAGGACTCACGGGGGCGACGACGGACTGCTGGTGGGGCAGGGGGTGCCCACCCGCGCCAGCAGCCTGCAGCTACTGTCGCCGCAGCTGCAGCACCGCACGCTGCCTCGCCACTCGGCCTCCAGGGAGGAGGACATGAGCCGG GTGGGCCTGTATCACGAGCCTCAGGCCGAAGACGCCGGCGGCGCCTCCTCCAAGGAGAACCGCAACATCTACAGCGAGTCCATGCCCCGCAAGGTCGGAAGCTTCTACAGAG ACAACTCCTTCCACGACGGCCGCTCTCAGGCCCGAGGCTCGGGCATGGCGGGCGACGGCGGAAGTCTGGCCAACCACTCCAAACGCCAGCCCGCCTTTGACCCCTG GACGGGCCCGGACACCGTGGTGCTGAATACCGCCGAACCGTCCAAGGAGAAAGAGAAGCAGGGTTTCTTCAgagcaataaagaaaaagaagaaaaagcctCAGATG GTCCCCAGCGAGGAGGCGGTCCTGCAGAAGTCGTCGCGCTCCCACCAGAGCGGCCGCCACCGGAGCCGCGACAAGAGCCGCGAGCGCGAGCGGGACAAGGAGTGGGCCGACAAGATGGCCGACTCCCACTCGCCG AGCCAACCGCTGAAGTCGCTGCGCAAACTCCTGCACctctcctcgtcctcgtccaaCCAGACGGCGGCGTCCGACATGCGCTACCAGCCGctgcccggccccgcctccgTCCCCCAGGTGGCCTTCTCCGACGGGCGCGGCCACCCGGGGGTCAACACGCCGCAGATGAAGAGCAGACAGTCGGCCTACCCGCAGCTGGAGCCCGGCTGGCACGCCGGCAACCCGTACCCCGAGCAGATGGCCGTCAAAGGGGGCCAGAACGGGCACGGCTTCGGGCGCCCCTCCAGGTCCCGCATGGCCAACCTCAACGACCTGAAAGAGACGGCGCTGTGA